In Oryza sativa Japonica Group chromosome 2, ASM3414082v1, the following are encoded in one genomic region:
- the LOC4328311 gene encoding putative disease resistance protein RGA1: protein MSGGAEMIAGAVVQRVAGMLGDNAWERIQLLWNFQEDVQDMKSKMTDLKVALSYADKHSRETDDDALVLRHWLNKYKSVAYDMEDTLDELLTNAMIWENNPCTVKLFFSSINPLIVRITMSSKMRNIRMKLDKIAEDQKKFPSMQLANPTGQDSTDKWRETFIGHTDEIEMVGRAREKKEILIKVLQNDGGQEISIIPVVGLGGMGKTTLAKAVYTDKETHMFDVKAWVHVSMEFQLNKIVSGIISHVEGSTPANIADLQYLKSQLDRILCNKLYLIILDDLWEEGWSKLEKLMEMLQSGKKGSKIIVTTRSEKVVNTLSTIRLSYFHTVDPIKLVGMSIDECWFIMKPRNMENCEFSDLVDIGKEIAQRCSGVPLVAKALGYVMQKHRTREEWMEIKNSNILDTKDDEEGILKGLLLSYYHMPPQLKLCFMYCSMFPMSHVIDHDCLIQQWIALGFIQDTDGQPLQKVAMEYVNELLGMSFLTIFTSPTVLASRMLFKPTLKLHMHDMVHELARHVAGNEFSHTNGAENRNTKRDNLNFHYHLLLNQNETSSAYKSLATKVRALHFRGCDKMHLPKQAFSHTLCLRVLDLGGRQVSELPSSVYKLKLLRYLDASSLRISSFSKSFNHLLNLQALILSNTYLKTLPTNIGCLQKLQYFDLSGCANLNELPTSFGDLSSLLFLNLASCHELEALPMSFGNLNRLQFLSLSDCYKLNSLPESCCQLHDLAHLDLSDCYNLGKLPDCIDQLSKLEYLNMTSCSKVQALPESLCKLTMLRHLNLSYCLRLENLPSCIGDLQLQSLDIQGSFLLRDLPNSIFNMSTLKTVDGTFTYLVSSKVEKLRENLKLEGCCKLDGGSTDLCSRITELKKTHCHELEIQGLEDFKHLEGIEHAILLNSLKLTKLIFSWQPKQYTNETAHHKTVLGMLVPPRSVHHLAIKGYCGIELPKWMLDIRSYLPHLTTIFLHGLMECNRLPPLGCLPHLRALLMTKMPKIKSVGPEFYGDYGSCQKLRMIILASMDNLEEWWTTRSSKQDNELSLIPDLQMLWASDCPKLKFLPYPPRSLTWFIENSNHVLPEHGFGNLTSATYPLHLSIERAPNSREMWRRAQHLSSIESLTLMSIAGLRALPEAIQCFTSLWRLSILGCGELETLPEWLGDYFTCLEEISIDTCPMLSSLPESIRRLTKLKKLRITNCPVLSEKCQGEDRHKIAHILEPIFL from the exons ATGAGTGGGGGAGCGGAGATGATCGCAGGCGCTGTCGTGCAGCGTGTTGCCGGCATGCTGGGTGATAACGCCTGGGAGAGGATCCAGCTGCTGTGGAACTTCCAAGAGGATGTCCAAGATATGAAGAGCAAGATGACTGACCTCAAGGTTGCACTTAGCTATGCAGACAAGCACTCTAGAGAGACTGACGACGACGCATTGGTGCTACGACATTGGCTCAACAAGTACAAGTCTGTTGCCTACGACATGGAAGACACGTTGGATGAGTTGTTGACTAATGCGATGATATGGGAAAATAACCCATGCACG GTTAAATTGTTCTTCTCATCAATCAACCCACTCATTGTGCGCATCACCATGTCAAGTAAGATGAGAAATATTCGGATGAAGTTAGATAAGATTGCTGAGGACCAGAAGAAATTCCCCTCTATGCAATTGGCTAACCCAACTGGACAAGACAGTACCGATAAGTGGAGAGAAACCTTTATTGGTCACACAGACGAAATTGAGATGGTAGGGAGggcaagagagaagaaagagataTTAATCAAGGTGTTGCAGAACGATGGAGGCCAAGAAATCTCTATCATTCCTGTTGTTGGCCTTGGTGGTATGGGTAAGACTACATTGGCCAAAGCTGTTTACACTGACAAGGAGACACATATGTTTGATGTGAAAGCATGGGTCCATGTCTCAATGGAATTTCAGCTAAATAAGATTGTGTCTGGCATTATATCTCATGTAGAGGGCAGCACTCCAGCTAATATTGCTGATCTACAATATTTAAAATCTCAGCTGGATCGCATACTCTGCAACAAGTTATATCTCATAATCCTAGATGACTTATGGGAGGAAGGGTGGTCTAAGTTGGAGAAGCTGATGGAAATGTTGCAATCTGGAAAGAAAGGAAGCAAGATAATAGTGACCACCCGTAGTGAAAAGGTTGTAAATACATTATCTACCATTCGTTTATCATATTTTCATACCGTTGATCCAATTAAACTGGTGGGTATGTCAATTGATGAATGTTGGTTTATCATGAAGCCTCGCAATATGGAAAATTGTGAATTCTCTGACCTTGTAGACATTGGAAAAGAAATTGCACAACGATGCAGTGGAGTACCTCTAGTTGCTAAGGCTCTTGGTTATGTGATGCAGAAGCACCGCACAAGAGAAGAATGGATGGAAattaaaaatagtaacattCTGGATACCAAGGATGATGAGGAAGGAATTCTGAAGGGTTTGCTGCTAAGCTATTACCACATGCCTCCACAACTTAAACTTTGTTTCATGTACTGCTCTATGTTTCCTATGAGCCACGTTATAGATCATGATTGCTTGATCCAGCAATGGATTGCTTTAGGATTTATTCAAGATACTGATGGGCAACCACTTCAGAAGGTTGCTATGGAATATGTTAATGAATTATTGGGGATGTCCTTCCTTACAATCTTCACTTCTCCTACA GTGCTGGCTTCAAGGATGTTATTCAAGCCCACACTCAAACTTCATATGCATGATATGGTACATGAGCTTGCAAGACATGTTGCTGGTAATGAATTCTCTCACACAAATGGTGCAGAAAACAGAAATACTAAAAGGGACAATTTGAATTTCCACTATCATTTATTGTTAAATCAAAACGAGACATCATCAGCCTATAAGTCTTTGGCAACAAAGGTCAGGGCCCTGCATTTTAGGGGATGCGATAAAATGCATCTTCCTAAGCAAGCATTTTCACATACATTATGTTTGAGAGTTTTGGATTTGGGTGGACGCCAAGTGTCAGAGCTACCAAGTTCTGTTTATAAACTAAAGCTATTAAGATATCTTGATGCTTCTAGCCTTCGTATCTCAAGCTTTTCTAAATCCTTCAACCATCTATTGAACTTGCAAGCCTTGATACTTTCAAATACTTACCTAAAGACATTGCCCACAAACATTGGTTGCCTCCAAAAGCTGCAATACTTTGACCTATCAGGGTGTGCCAACCTTAATGAGCTTCCCACCTCTTTTGGGGACCTTAGTAGTCTTCTCTTCCTAAACTTAGCAAGTTGCCATGAATTGGAGGCGCTTCCAATGTCCTTCGGCAATCTGAATAGACTTCAGTTTCTGAGCCTATCAGATTGCTACAAACTCAACTCACTGCCAGAATCTTGTTGTCAACTTCATGATCTGGCACATCTTGATCTGTCGGATTGCTATAACCTTGGAAAGCTCCCAGACTGCATTGATCAACTCTCTAAGCTTGAGTATTTGAACATGACAAGTTGTTCCAAGGTTCAAGCGTTGCCCGAGTCTCTATGCAAGCTCACGATGTTAAGGCATCtaaatttgtcatattgtcTAAGGCTAGAAAATCTGCCCTCATGTATTGGTGATTTACAGCTTCAAAGTTTAGACATTCAAGGCTCCTTTCTCCTTAGAGACCTGCCGAATAGCATTTTTAACATGTCCACACTTAAAACTGTTGATGGAACATTCACATATTTAGTATCTTCTAAAGTAGAAAAACTGAGGGAGAATCTGAAATTGGAAGGCTGTTGTAAGCTGGATGGAGGAAGCACTGACCTATGCAGTCGGATTACGGAACTAAAAAAGACACACTGCCATGAATTAGAGATACAAGGTCTTGAGGATTTTAAGCATTTGGAAGGGATAGAGCATGCTATACTTCTCAACAGCTTGAAGCTTACAAAGTTGATTTTTTCATGGCAACCGAAGCAGTATACAAATGAAACGGCTCATCACAAAACGGTGCTTGGGATGCTCGTGCCTCCTAGAAGTGTCCATCACCTTGCTATCAAAGGTTATTGTGGCATCGAGTTACCTAAGTGGATGTTGGATATTCGTTCCTACCTACCTCATCTTACCACCATCTTTCTGCACGGTCTGATGGAATGCAACCGCCTCCCTCCACTTGGGTGCCTACCACACCTGAGAGCATTGTTAATGACCAAAATGCCTAAAATCAAGAGTGTTGGTCCAGAATTTTATGGAGACTACGGAAGCTGCCAGAAGCTAAGAATGATTATCTTGGCTTCAATGGACAATTTGGAAGAGTGGTGGACAACTAGATCATCTAAACAAGATAACGAATTATCATTAATCCCTGATTTACAGATGTTGTGGGCTTCCGATTGTCCAAAGTTGAAATTCCTGCCTTATCCACCAAGGAGCTTGACATGGTTCATAGAGAATAGCAATCACGTGTTGCCAGAACATGGGTTTGGGAACCTTACATCTGCTACTTATCCACTTCATCTTTCCATCGAGCGTGCACCCAATTCTCGCGAAATGTGGCGTAGGGCTCAGCACCTTTCTTCAATCGAGTCTCTTACTCTCATGTCTATAGCTGGCCTTAGAGCCCTGCCAGAGGCTATTCAGTGCTTCACGTCCCTCTGGAGACTCAGTATATTGGGATGTGGTGAGTTGGAGACGCTGCCGGAATGGCTAGGAGATTATTTCACTTGTCTGGAAGAGATTTCGATCGACACTTGCCCAATGCTGTCTTCACTGCCGGAAAGCATACGACGCCTCACTAAGCTGAAGAAGTTACGGATCACCAACTGCCCTGTATTGTCAGAGAAGTGCCAAGGAGAGGACAGGCACAAGATTGCTCATATTCTAGAGCCCATATTCCTGTAA